The Mycolicibacterium mageritense genome contains a region encoding:
- a CDS encoding SDR family NAD(P)-dependent oxidoreductase — MSEVAIVTGGASGIGAAVVAALRRRGYVVGALDLSGRADADHVVAVDVSDGPAVAAAVAEMRSRLGPVGALVTSAGHYEMVPVSDISAQAWRRMLRVHLGGLANATRACLPDMLERRSGAVVAVASELAVGGADQDAHYAAAKGAILGLVRSLAAEVADRGVRVNAVAPGPTDTPLLAADSPWREADYLRTLPLGRLASPAEVARCVEFLVCDATFSTGDVVNVNSGAVI; from the coding sequence GTGAGTGAGGTCGCGATCGTCACGGGCGGTGCGAGCGGGATCGGCGCCGCGGTCGTGGCGGCACTGCGCAGGCGCGGGTATGTGGTCGGCGCGCTGGACCTCAGCGGCCGGGCCGACGCCGACCATGTTGTGGCGGTGGACGTTTCGGATGGACCCGCGGTGGCCGCCGCGGTCGCCGAGATGCGTTCACGGCTCGGCCCGGTCGGAGCGCTGGTGACCTCGGCGGGCCATTACGAGATGGTGCCGGTCTCCGACATCTCCGCGCAGGCGTGGCGCCGGATGCTGCGTGTGCACCTCGGCGGGCTCGCCAACGCCACGCGGGCCTGCCTGCCGGACATGCTCGAGCGCCGGTCGGGCGCGGTTGTGGCGGTGGCTAGTGAGCTCGCCGTCGGCGGTGCCGACCAGGACGCCCATTACGCCGCGGCCAAGGGCGCGATCCTCGGGCTGGTGCGTAGCCTGGCGGCCGAGGTCGCCGACCGGGGCGTGCGCGTCAACGCCGTGGCGCCCGGGCCCACCGACACCCCGCTGCTGGCGGCCGATTCACCGTGGCGGGAGGCGGATTACCTGCGGACGCTACCGCTGGGCCGGCTCGCGTCGCCGGCCGAGGTGGCGCGCTGCGTCGAGTTCCTGGTGTGCGACGCGACGTTCAGCACCGGCGACGTCGTCAACGTGAATTCGGGAGCCGTGATATGA
- a CDS encoding SDR family NAD(P)-dependent oxidoreductase, protein MSALQGRVALVTGAAQGMGAAHARRLAAAGATVAVNDIRASEALDGLAREIGGLTAPGDVSDPEVCTRIAADVAAATGRLDILVANHAYMTMAPLLEHDEQDWWRVVDTNLGGTFHLVQAVLPHMRRQGQGRIVVITSEWGVTGWPGATAYAAAKSGLISLVKSLGRELAPERIIVNAVAPGVTDTPQLHVDAEAAGVALADMQARYAESIPLGRIGSPDEIAAAVELLADFGLEAVVGQVISCNGGSTRTRA, encoded by the coding sequence ATGAGCGCACTGCAAGGGCGGGTCGCACTGGTCACCGGTGCGGCGCAGGGCATGGGTGCCGCGCACGCGCGCCGGTTGGCCGCGGCGGGAGCAACCGTGGCGGTCAACGACATTCGCGCAAGCGAGGCGCTTGACGGCCTGGCCCGTGAGATCGGCGGACTGACCGCGCCGGGCGACGTGTCGGACCCCGAGGTGTGTACGCGGATCGCCGCCGACGTCGCGGCCGCGACGGGACGGCTCGACATCCTGGTAGCCAATCACGCCTACATGACCATGGCGCCGCTGCTCGAACACGACGAGCAGGACTGGTGGCGCGTCGTCGACACCAACCTCGGTGGCACGTTCCATCTGGTCCAGGCGGTGCTGCCGCACATGCGCAGGCAGGGCCAGGGCCGCATCGTGGTGATCACGAGTGAATGGGGTGTGACCGGCTGGCCGGGGGCAACCGCGTACGCGGCAGCGAAATCCGGGCTGATCTCGTTGGTGAAGTCGCTGGGCCGCGAGTTGGCGCCCGAACGGATCATCGTCAACGCGGTCGCGCCCGGTGTGACCGACACGCCGCAGCTGCACGTCGACGCCGAGGCCGCGGGTGTCGCACTGGCCGACATGCAGGCGCGCTACGCCGAGTCGATTCCGTTGGGCCGCATCGGTTCTCCCGACGAGATCGCCGCGGCCGTGGAGTTGCTGGCCGATTTCGGGCTGGAAGCCGTGGTCGGACAGGTGATCTCGTGCAACGGCGGATCCACCAGGACCAGGGCATGA
- a CDS encoding APC family permease, translating to MSEPESSPDESHVLRREFSLWSAFAFAFAFISPIVALYGIFGLALAAAGPSFWWGFALVFGGQMLVALVFAMLVSRWPLEGSIYQWSRRLLGTSYGWFAGWVYMWTLVIAMATVALGAAGFVANIAGVEAPSGGLRAAIALAILIGGTAINLVGRGALKVFMTASIVAEVIGSIGLGTWLLLFHRQNSLSVLFDGGGGAADTWSYLTGPFLIAVAFIGFSFVGFESAGAIAEEVHEPRRYLPKAVLFSLTFIALVVAYSSLAIILAIPDLDAVVAGSVADPVYETLTAALGHGIAKPVEVLFVIGFLASFLALQTSASRVIWAYARDGALPSSAVLSRLRGKARIPVVAILVTTVVGGALFLLSTVAGDIYSLMVNFTTGGFYLAFLFPLIGFVVVLARRAWTDGAFTLGRATVPVAVVAAVWAVLQMLNISWPRAVYDQRYLDWSVWIGVAVVVAVGLAILMSVRHRIVSVAVIDDLEATDERDDDKVVAGE from the coding sequence GTGTCCGAACCCGAGTCTTCACCCGACGAGTCGCACGTGCTGCGACGCGAATTCTCGCTATGGTCGGCGTTCGCGTTCGCCTTCGCGTTCATCTCGCCGATCGTCGCGCTCTACGGCATCTTCGGCCTCGCCCTTGCCGCGGCAGGCCCGAGTTTCTGGTGGGGTTTCGCGCTGGTTTTCGGCGGCCAGATGCTGGTCGCCCTGGTTTTCGCGATGCTGGTGTCGCGCTGGCCGCTGGAGGGTTCGATCTACCAATGGTCGCGCCGGCTGCTCGGCACGTCGTACGGCTGGTTCGCGGGCTGGGTGTACATGTGGACGCTGGTGATCGCGATGGCCACCGTCGCACTCGGCGCGGCGGGATTCGTCGCCAACATTGCAGGGGTGGAAGCACCGTCGGGTGGACTTCGTGCCGCCATCGCACTGGCGATCCTCATCGGCGGCACCGCGATCAACCTCGTGGGGCGCGGGGCCCTCAAGGTGTTCATGACCGCGAGCATCGTGGCCGAGGTGATCGGCTCGATCGGCCTGGGCACGTGGCTGCTGCTGTTCCACCGGCAGAACTCGTTGTCGGTGTTGTTCGACGGCGGTGGTGGTGCTGCGGACACCTGGTCGTACCTGACCGGGCCGTTCCTGATCGCCGTGGCGTTCATCGGGTTCTCGTTCGTGGGCTTCGAAAGTGCCGGGGCCATCGCGGAAGAGGTGCACGAACCACGGCGCTATCTGCCGAAGGCCGTGCTGTTCTCGCTGACCTTCATCGCGCTGGTGGTCGCGTATTCGAGCCTGGCGATCATCCTGGCGATCCCGGACCTGGACGCGGTCGTGGCCGGCTCGGTGGCCGACCCGGTGTACGAAACCCTCACGGCCGCACTGGGACACGGTATCGCCAAGCCGGTCGAGGTGTTGTTCGTCATCGGCTTCCTGGCCAGTTTCCTGGCCTTGCAGACCTCCGCGTCACGCGTGATCTGGGCCTACGCGCGCGACGGTGCGCTGCCGTCCTCGGCGGTGCTGTCGCGGCTGCGCGGCAAGGCCCGCATCCCTGTCGTGGCGATCCTCGTCACCACAGTGGTTGGCGGCGCCCTGTTCCTGCTGAGCACCGTCGCGGGCGACATCTACTCGCTCATGGTCAATTTCACCACCGGCGGGTTCTATCTGGCGTTCCTGTTCCCGCTGATCGGGTTCGTCGTCGTGCTGGCGCGGCGGGCGTGGACCGACGGCGCGTTCACGCTCGGCCGCGCGACGGTTCCGGTGGCCGTGGTGGCCGCCGTCTGGGCGGTCCTGCAGATGCTCAACATCTCCTGGCCCCGTGCGGTGTACGACCAGCGGTATCTGGACTGGTCGGTGTGGATCGGAGTGGCGGTCGTCGTCGCGGTCGGTTTGGCGATCCTGATGTCGGTGCGGCACCGCATCGTCAGTGTCGCGGTGATCGACGACCTCGAGGCCACCGACGAGCGGGACGACGACAAGGTGGTTGCCGGTGAGTGA